In the genome of Saccharomonospora viridis DSM 43017, one region contains:
- a CDS encoding (2Fe-2S) ferredoxin domain-containing protein: MSVLVHVATAWADAARFSTLRHAADRSGAKLAFLQGGEPTLTHVLDTLHADGVREIRLHPVSNDNLAYARSWVGRVAGHWYRQQVDPPTIHFGERTITGREAPLSSPAWDRPPAYRHHLLVCRGPRCSARGADATYRTLVRTLVRHGLTDEDVLVAQTGCLFPCNHGPVAVVHPEGVWYGPMHPADTERLVREHLTDGQPLTDLMLDAEHRFPEGEA; this comes from the coding sequence ATGAGTGTCCTCGTGCATGTGGCCACCGCGTGGGCGGACGCCGCCCGGTTCTCGACACTGCGACACGCCGCCGACCGGTCCGGCGCGAAGTTGGCCTTCCTCCAAGGAGGGGAACCGACCCTGACCCACGTCCTCGACACGCTGCACGCCGACGGGGTACGTGAGATACGGCTGCATCCGGTCAGTAACGACAACCTCGCCTACGCGCGGTCCTGGGTGGGTCGAGTGGCCGGTCACTGGTACCGGCAACAGGTCGATCCACCGACCATCCACTTCGGAGAGCGCACGATCACCGGACGCGAGGCACCGCTGTCGTCCCCGGCATGGGACCGTCCTCCGGCCTATCGCCACCACCTGCTCGTGTGCCGTGGCCCGCGATGCAGCGCACGCGGCGCCGACGCGACCTACCGCACGCTCGTTCGGACACTCGTGCGACACGGACTCACCGACGAGGACGTCCTGGTGGCTCAGACCGGCTGTCTGTTCCCGTGTAACCACGGACCCGTCGCCGTCGTCCATCCCGAGGGCGTCTGGTACGGGCCGATGCACCCCGCCGACACCGAGCGACTCGTACGGGAACACCTCACCGATGGGCAGCCGCTCACCGACCTGATGCTCGACGCCGAGCACCGTTTCCCCGAAGGAGAAGCATGA
- a CDS encoding ABC transporter ATP-binding protein — protein MRVAAHDVTWVRNGHVVLDEVTVEAPEGSITGLVGPNGSGKTSLLLLLAGLHRPTRGRVLLGTRDVATIPVRERARLVALLEQHATTALDLTVRQVVELGRIPHRRLGSPDSAGTVVDDAMAAANVEHLARRRWQTLSGGERQRVQLARALAQQPSVLLLDEPTNHLDLGHQLELMRTVRRLGVTVVAALHDLDLAAAYCDRLAVLETGHLVAAGPVDEVLDGHLVARVYGVRADVERHPAADRLTVVWHP, from the coding sequence ACTCGACGAGGTGACCGTCGAAGCGCCCGAGGGATCGATCACCGGTCTCGTCGGTCCCAACGGCTCTGGAAAGACGAGCCTGTTGCTGTTGTTGGCAGGCCTGCATCGGCCGACCCGGGGGCGCGTACTCCTGGGAACGCGGGACGTCGCGACGATCCCCGTTCGCGAACGTGCCCGCCTCGTCGCGTTGCTCGAACAACACGCCACGACGGCACTGGACCTCACCGTGCGCCAGGTGGTCGAACTCGGCCGGATCCCCCACCGCCGCCTCGGTTCACCCGACTCCGCGGGCACGGTGGTCGACGACGCGATGGCCGCCGCGAACGTGGAGCACCTGGCCCGGCGACGCTGGCAGACGCTCTCGGGCGGGGAGCGTCAGCGTGTTCAGCTCGCCCGCGCGCTCGCGCAGCAACCGTCGGTACTCCTGCTCGACGAACCCACGAACCATCTCGACCTCGGGCACCAGCTGGAGTTGATGCGCACCGTCCGGCGACTCGGGGTGACGGTCGTCGCGGCGCTGCACGACCTCGACCTGGCCGCGGCGTACTGTGACCGGCTCGCCGTCCTCGAGACGGGTCACCTCGTCGCGGCCGGTCCCGTTGACGAGGTGCTCGACGGTCATCTCGTCGCCCGGGTCTACGGCGTGCGCGCCGACGTGGAAAGACACCCGGCGGCCGACCGACTGACGGTGGTGTGGCACCCATGA